The following proteins are encoded in a genomic region of Brachypodium distachyon strain Bd21 chromosome 1, Brachypodium_distachyon_v3.0, whole genome shotgun sequence:
- the LOC100842589 gene encoding 17.4 kDa class I heat shock protein — MSLIRRGDVFDPFSLDLWDPFSFGSGSGSIFPRTGSETASFAGARIDWKETPEAHVFKADVPGLKKEEVKVEIEDGNVLQISGERSREHEEKSDTWHRVERSSGKFLRRFRLPDNAKTEQIKAAMENGVLTVTVPKEEAKKTDVKPVQITG; from the coding sequence atgtcgctgattCGCCGTGGCGACGTGTTCGACCCCTTCTCTCTTGATCTCTGGGACCCTTTCTCCTTCGgctccggcagcggcagcatcTTCCCTCGCACCGGCTCCGAGACCGCCAGCTTCGCCGGCGCGCGCATCGACTGGAAGGAGACCCCCGAGGCGCACGTGTTCAAGGCCGACGTGCCGGGGctgaagaaggaggaggtgaaGGTGGAGATCGAGGACGGCAACGTGCTGCAGATCAGCGGCGAGCGCAGCAGGGAGCACGAGGAGAAGTCCGACACCTGGCACCGCGTCGAGCGCAGCAGCGGCAAGTTCCTGCGCAGGTTCAGGCTCCCCGACAACGCCAAGACGGAGCAGATCAAGGCGGCCATGGAGAACGGCGTGCTCACGGTTACCGTGCccaaggaggaggccaagAAGACCGATGTCAAGCCAGTTCAGATCACCGGCTAG